TTCCGGTGCCCGGCCAGGAAGTCAATGCCAGCCTGATTCCGGCGCTGAATCTGAACTGAGACAGTTCCTCTGGGAAAACCAAAGGGACGCCTCGGCGTCCCTTTTCGTTGCTGTCAGTATGTATGCGTGGCGACGCGCCTGTGCAGGAACCCCGCACCGGGGCGAAGCGTTCTACGGTTGGCGGCGAGGCGCCGCACCTACACGTTCTCTCGCATTAGCCTACACGTAACCCAGACGGCCACGCAGCACCTGCTCCAGGCGTTGCGCCACTTCGTCGAATGCTGGCGGCGCTGGCAGCAGATCACGCATCTGCACCATCTTCAGCCCCGCGAAGCCGCACGGATTGATGCGCAGGAAGGGCGACAAGTCCATGTCGACGTTCAGCGCCAGGCCGTGGAAGGAACAACCACGACTGACGCGCAGGCCCAGTGAGGCGATCTTGTCGCCGGCCACATACACGCCCGGCGCATCCGCCTTCGGCGCAGCCTCGATACCGTAGCCGGCCAGCAGATCGACCAGGCTTTGCTCCATGGTCGTGACCAGTTCACGCACCCCAAGGTCGAGGCGGCGCAGATCGAGCATCAGGTAGGCCACCAGTTGGCCAGGGCCGTGATAGGTCACCTGGCCGCCGCGCTCGACCTGCACCACCGGAATATCGCCCGCCGCCAGCACATGCTCGGCCTTGCCGGCCTGCCCTTGAGTGAAGACCCGGGGGTGCTGCAGCAGCCAGACTTCATCCGGCGTCTGCTCATCGCGCTCACGGGTCAACTGGCGCATGGCCTCCAGCGTCGGCTGATAGTCGACCAGCCCGAGGTGACGAACGACGAGTTCGGGCATGAGGATCACAGCACCATGTGCACGCGGCCAGTGGCACGCAGATCGACATGAATCGCCTGCAACTGCTCGACGCTGGTGGCGGTGATCAGCACCTGCACGGAGAGGAAGTTGCCGTTACGGCTGTCACGCAGCACCAGCGTGGAGGCATCCAGATCCGGCGCATGGCGCTGGATCACCTCGATCACCAGATCGGAGAAACCCTCACCCGCAATGCCGATTACCTTGATCGGGTAACGCTCGCAGGGAAATTCGATTTTAGGGGCTTGAACGTCGTTATCGGTCATGGCGTCAGCGGGCTCGCGACCCGTCCAGAAAAGGGCCGCTCCATCAGGAGCGGCCAGGCTTGTCAGTTGAAAAGGCCGAAGAAGAACAGGCGAATGCTGTCCCATAGACGGCGCATCAGGCTGCCCTCGTCCACCGATTCCAGAGCCACCAGGTCGGTGCTGCGCACCACCTCGTCACCCAGTTTGACGTCGACCTTGCCGATCACATCGCCCTGCTGGATCGGGGCGATCAGTTGCGGATTGAGGGTCATGCTGGCCTGCAGCTTTTCCAACTGCCCCTTGGCCATGGTCATGGTCAGATCTTCCGCCAGACCGGCCTTGACCTGACTCGCCGCGCCTTTCCACACGGTGGCCTGGGCCAGTTCAGCGCCCTTCTGATAGAAGGTGCGGCTTTCGAAGAAACGGAAACCATAGGTCAGCAGCTTCTGGGTTTCCGCTGCGCGGGCCTGCTCGCTGTCAGTACCGAATACCGAGGTAATCATGCGCGAACCATCACGCACGGCCGAGGCGACCAGGCAGAAGCCAGCCTCCGACGTGTGGCCGGTCTTCAGGCCATCGACGGTGCGGTCACGCCACAGCAGCAGGTTGCGGTTGGGCTGCTTGATGTTGTTCCAGAGAAACTCTTTCTGCGAGTAGATCGCGTAGTGCTCGGCATCTTCATTGATGATCGCGCGGGCCAGAATCGCCATGTCATGGGCGCTGGAGTAGTGCTCGGGATGCGGCAGGCCGGTAGAGTTCATGAAGTGGCTGTTCTTCATGCCCAGACGCTCGGCGGTGGCGTTCATCATGTCCGCGAAGGCATCTTCGCTGCCGGCGATGTATTCGGCGATGGCGATGCTGGCATCGTTACCGGACTGAATGATGATGCCGTGCAGCAAGTCGTCGACCGTGGCCTGGCTGTTCACCGGCAGGAACATGGTGGAACCACCGGACGCAGCACCACCTGTGCGCCAGGCGTGCTCGCTGATGGTCACCAGATCCTGCTCGCCGATCTTGCCATTACGGATTTCCAGGGTCGCGATGTAGGCCGTCATCAGCTTGGTCAGGCTGGCGGGCGGCAGGCGCTCGTCAGCGTTGTTCTCGACCAGGATATTGCCGCTGGCGGCGTCCATCAGCACGTAGGATTTCGCGGCCAGTTGCGGCGGCGCCGGCACCACCTGCGGGTTGGCCATGGCCAGGGGTGCGGCCAGAAGGGTAAGAACCAGTGAAGCACGTTGCACGAAGCTGGTGATGTTCATCCGTCTCTCGAAAATCATTGCTTGGGTTGTACGGCCCCACAGGGCCATCTTTCGACTCGCACCAGGCAAGCCTCGGATTTAGTCCGGCAAAGGCCGGTTAAGTTGCCATCAGTCGGCGCGCACCAGCGTGGCCTGGCCGAGGTTGGCCAGACGCACGCTGCTCTGCAGCTGCT
This region of Pseudomonas wenzhouensis genomic DNA includes:
- the lipB gene encoding lipoyl(octanoyl) transferase LipB, whose translation is MPELVVRHLGLVDYQPTLEAMRQLTRERDEQTPDEVWLLQHPRVFTQGQAGKAEHVLAAGDIPVVQVERGGQVTYHGPGQLVAYLMLDLRRLDLGVRELVTTMEQSLVDLLAGYGIEAAPKADAPGVYVAGDKIASLGLRVSRGCSFHGLALNVDMDLSPFLRINPCGFAGLKMVQMRDLLPAPPAFDEVAQRLEQVLRGRLGYV
- a CDS encoding DUF493 domain-containing protein; the protein is MTDNDVQAPKIEFPCERYPIKVIGIAGEGFSDLVIEVIQRHAPDLDASTLVLRDSRNGNFLSVQVLITATSVEQLQAIHVDLRATGRVHMVL
- a CDS encoding D-alanyl-D-alanine carboxypeptidase family protein — translated: MNITSFVQRASLVLTLLAAPLAMANPQVVPAPPQLAAKSYVLMDAASGNILVENNADERLPPASLTKLMTAYIATLEIRNGKIGEQDLVTISEHAWRTGGAASGGSTMFLPVNSQATVDDLLHGIIIQSGNDASIAIAEYIAGSEDAFADMMNATAERLGMKNSHFMNSTGLPHPEHYSSAHDMAILARAIINEDAEHYAIYSQKEFLWNNIKQPNRNLLLWRDRTVDGLKTGHTSEAGFCLVASAVRDGSRMITSVFGTDSEQARAAETQKLLTYGFRFFESRTFYQKGAELAQATVWKGAASQVKAGLAEDLTMTMAKGQLEKLQASMTLNPQLIAPIQQGDVIGKVDVKLGDEVVRSTDLVALESVDEGSLMRRLWDSIRLFFFGLFN